One region of Erythrolamprus reginae isolate rEryReg1 chromosome 12, rEryReg1.hap1, whole genome shotgun sequence genomic DNA includes:
- the FIGLA gene encoding factor in the germline alpha codes for MKGWALQQKRASMAAEEEEAASRGGSQPLPPSLLLAPPAEVLGASLSQQLGPLPLMAPITRMKRRPSGCYQATENREQVLGRRRAANAKERERIKNLNSGFSQLKSMVPLIPKDRKPSKADMLRATAEYIRLLRAILKEAGGLQKEEAAASGPPPGLPVSVVAEPPEKSFPGPIMLAQPPACYLKTENGLELVWTNPVMMPAPVGPWGETLLPAYMGLVELHKSQ; via the exons ATGAAGGGCTGGGCCTTGCAGCAGAAGAGGGCCAGCATGgctgcagaggaggaggaggcagcctCCCGAGGGGGCTCCCAGCCGCTGCCCCCCAGCCTCCTCCTGGCCCCTCCGGCTGAAGTCCTGGGCGCCTCCCTCAGCCAGCAGTTGGGGCCCCTGCCCCTCATGGCGCCCATCACCCGCATGAAGCGGAGGCCCTCCGGCTGCTACCAGGCCACCGAGAACCGCGAGCAGGTCCTGGGCCGCAGACGGGCAGCCAACGCCAAAGAGCGAGAGCGG ATCAAGAACCTGAACAGTGGCTTTTCCCAGCTGAAGTCCATGGTCCCCTTGATCCCCAAAGACCGGAAGCCAAGCAAGGCTGACATGCTGAGAGCCACCGCGGAATATATTCGCCTCCTGCGCGCCATCCTGAAAGAGGCCGGAGGGCTTCAG AAGGAGGAAGCGGCTGCCAGCGGTCCACCCCCTGGACTGCCGGTATCGGTGGTGGCCGAGCCCCCAGAGAAGAGCTTCCCGGGACCCATCATGCTAGCCCAGCCGCCCGCCTGCTACCTCAAGACCGAGAATGGCCTGGAGCTGGTGTGGACCAACCCGGTGATGATGCCAGCCCCCGTCGGGCCCTGGGGGGAGACCCTCCTGCCCGCTTACATGGGGCTGGTGGAGCTGCACAAGAGCCAGTAG